The genomic stretch AGGTCGATATCGGTCGCCAGCGTCAGCTTGTCGGTGTTCCAGGCCGTTCCGGCGGTGACCAGCGGCCGAAGGTTAAAGGTTCTCTGTATACCCTGCACCTCTTTGGTGTCGATGCGGCGGCCAATCAGGTTCTGCGCCACCAGCCCGGCGCTCCAGCGCGATGTCAGGTCGGTACTGAAACCGAGATCCAGGTTGGCGCCGGAGCTGGATTTCTTGAATTCCGAATTGCGGAAATCAGACGTGCTGTAGTTATTGATCGACGCAATATAGTTATAGGTGTCGATCCGTTGCAGCTTGGGGGTGATACCCACGGAAACCGGCTGACCGGCGATGCTGAACGATTTCGCCATCGCGACGCCGTATTCGGTCACCAGCGCGCCCGCGCCTTCGGCCCGGGAGGTGAAACTGTTCAGGTCGGCCGAGGTAGGAATGGTGGTGCCCGCCGCCACGCTATCCAGATAGGTCAGATCGCGGTCGGTCACCACGGCTTTGGCATTCGCCACGCCCCAGCCTTTGACGACGACGGCGAAAGGCAGCGTTTCGTTAGGAACCGCCACCACGGTAGCGGCAGCGGCATCGCCGTAAGCGCGGTCGCCATTGATGCTGTGCAAATCGCTTCTCAGCGACTGGAAGGAGGAGATGCCTTGTTGCAGCGCCAGCCGCCGCAACAGCGGGTTAGTGATGCCGCTGCTGGAGTTCAGCAGGTCTTTGATGCTATCCCAACTGCTTTTGATGCGGTCGAACTTATCTTCCACTTTGTTGGGGTCGGATACCACAGCGCCTACCGAAGGCAGAATCAGGCTAACGTTGTCGCTGGCCTGCGCTTTGGTCAGCAGCGCCGGGTTGGTCAGCGCGGCGGAGCCGTAGTGCGATGAAGCGACCCCGGTTCCGCCCATAGCGTCGTTCCTGGCATCAGACCAGGTTCCGGCGGCAAGAGTCACGGCAGGAGAAAACAGACCCGCTACCGTCATGGCGCGGACAAGTGATTTTTTATGCATACGAGCATTCCTTTATCAACGAAGGTATTGAGGAAAAAATTCCTTTTTGCTGTGTGCTCGTAGTTTTTTATAAATATTTACCCGTCATACTTCAAAATTGCAGGTGCGTTGGCTTTCCTCGCTCACCCCAGTCACTTACTTGAGTAAGCTCCAGGGGATTCGCTGCGTTGCCGCCTTCCTGCAATTCGAATTATTTAGGGTACAAACGCGGTAACTAAAATAAATAAAACCCAAGGACACCCTTATGCAGGCTGAGCAAAAACATACCTTGGTTGAAAGGAATGAATATCTCACGTCAAACTGAGACTGCGTTTCGGCGTGTCTTGCGACAATAGTGGCACAGCCTAGCATTTTCATTTCTGGCGGCGATAGCCCTTCACCCGGTTTCAGGCATGCACAGGCATAATGATTTCCTAGCGGATTGAATTTATTGCATTTATTGATTGAGTGAATAAAGGGGTTTAATTTGGCTTATTTGAGTGAATGAATTTCTTGAATTGCTGAGGGGGTTATGTCTATTTTTAAACCATAGCCCTCATCAGATAACGCGAATATTCATTTTGCGGCGATCCGGATTCTTTCAATGTTTTTTCCCTCGACGGTATTCGGCGTCATTCAATCAACCGTTATTCCATCAGATTCTTTTATGCTGATATGGCCTGTCGATGCCTGATACGGCCGAAGAGACTGGTGCGCGAAAGCGAGTGCTTATAAAGCGATTGCTTATTTAGGGGAGCCTCCTTACCCTGAAAGTTCAGGCGCAATGCGATTCAGTGAGCGGTAATCAGTGAACGGCATAAGGGTAAGGTATGCGGACAATCGAAAAATTTCAGCGCGGCGACTTGCTGGCGGCAGCTTGCCCGTCACGTGAAGTGCTACAGCACATCACCAGCCGTTGGGGCATCCTGATTCTGATTGTGCTGGAATCGAAAACGCT from Dickeya fangzhongdai encodes the following:
- a CDS encoding conjugal transfer protein TraF: MHKKSLVRAMTVAGLFSPAVTLAAGTWSDARNDAMGGTGVASSHYGSAALTNPALLTKAQASDNVSLILPSVGAVVSDPNKVEDKFDRIKSSWDSIKDLLNSSSGITNPLLRRLALQQGISSFQSLRSDLHSINGDRAYGDAAAATVVAVPNETLPFAVVVKGWGVANAKAVVTDRDLTYLDSVAAGTTIPTSADLNSFTSRAEGAGALVTEYGVAMAKSFSIAGQPVSVGITPKLQRIDTYNYIASINNYSTSDFRNSEFKKSSSGANLDLGFSTDLTSRWSAGLVAQNLIGRRIDTKEVQGIQRTFNLRPLVTAGTAWNTDKLTLATDIDLTPASGFDSEKKNQYAGVGAEYRVLSWAQLRVGYRANMRDSDKNLVTAGLGLSPFGVHLDLTGMVGTESKHTYGAAAKLSFTF